The following are encoded together in the Streptomyces sp. NBC_00341 genome:
- a CDS encoding DUF4383 domain-containing protein — MATHAPHVLRPARRPAAHRRATRLDEHLPVDHRLSRVYRVGAGLMGLVLLAFGILGLIDKIGFFDTGGDTVAGLSTNGALSVLSICVGLLLFIGMVIGGNFASTLNMVIGIVFVLSGFVNLALLDTGMNFLAFQIQNVLFSFVVGLLLMMFGMYGRVSGGLAHDNPYWRARHPEEVAEEERLTRRRQVEEMPVVVPPSSGRRV; from the coding sequence ATGGCGACCCATGCGCCCCATGTACTGCGTCCGGCCCGTCGACCCGCCGCTCACCGCAGGGCCACTCGACTCGATGAGCACCTCCCGGTCGACCACCGCCTCAGCCGCGTCTACCGGGTGGGGGCGGGGCTGATGGGTCTGGTGCTGCTCGCCTTCGGCATCCTGGGGCTGATCGACAAGATCGGCTTCTTCGACACCGGTGGTGACACCGTCGCCGGCCTGAGCACCAACGGCGCGCTCAGCGTGCTGTCGATCTGTGTCGGGCTGCTGCTGTTCATCGGGATGGTGATCGGCGGCAACTTCGCCTCGACCCTCAACATGGTCATCGGCATCGTCTTCGTCCTCAGCGGCTTCGTGAACCTCGCGCTGCTCGACACCGGGATGAACTTCCTCGCCTTCCAGATCCAGAACGTGCTGTTCAGCTTTGTCGTCGGGCTGCTGCTGATGATGTTCGGGATGTACGGGCGCGTCAGCGGCGGACTCGCCCACGACAACCCGTACTGGCGAGCCCGCCATCCCGAGGAGGTCGCGGAGGAGGAGCGGCTCACGCGGCGCAGGCAGGTCGAGGAGATGCCCGTTGTCGTCCCGCCCTCCTCCGGGCGACGGGTATAA
- a CDS encoding ATP-dependent endonuclease, translated as MSVVQPPQPQKQAQPPTVTRVEVKNFRLLRNVSVTFDEDVTVCVGRNNTGKTSLAEVLSRFLRPGDLSLRLEDFSAESYFEFADAYRKFSADDEAGARKLLPEISVKILLEYDSELGEYGNLGPLIVDLDPDCTQAIVTVRYALKPGSMRDFFRDAPETLTGEWGESLLLSLVGPRIPHLYERIVLAIDPTDDSNFREISMTDVAKAIKVDFVKAQRGLDDEKDRPKDQIGKILESLFMVAAKADDGSILKEFADGTEKALEEIVERLNAHLQEMYSKMAPTVSEFGYPGLGNRDFSTRTTLDSKRLLSNFTSINYPGSAGVELPESYSGLGSRNLLLILLTLFSYYREYSAQGNRPSVHLVFIEEPEAHLHPQMQEIFIHQLGVFKEKFPGTDGQGEIWNAQFLVTTHSAHIANRAGFSAIRYFRLAEGAAQHEAISSTVLNLAEAPGVDKEFLHKYLTLTRADLFFADKAILIEGTTERIFIPAAIAAFDESRQREGGAGLSSQYVSVMEVGGAHAHIFYPFLDFLGLQTLVITDLDPAKMGSKSKRLEACCVHDGTATTNQAIKKWFGDKELSPADLLKDAQHGIPVSGRRGLAYQIPESNISDPCGRTFEDAFILANPELFDLSDSGNRATGQRELDAREEAKKYKKSDFALTFAIEQQEWRIPRYIARGLDWLLDQTPPVEGGEGTLPDSQNPSSGQVVVR; from the coding sequence GTGAGCGTAGTGCAGCCACCACAGCCTCAAAAACAGGCGCAGCCGCCCACGGTAACCAGGGTGGAGGTCAAAAACTTTCGCCTTCTGCGGAACGTGAGCGTCACCTTCGATGAAGACGTAACCGTATGCGTGGGCAGGAACAACACAGGCAAAACTTCCCTCGCTGAGGTACTCAGCAGATTCTTGCGCCCAGGCGATCTGAGCCTGAGGCTGGAGGATTTCTCTGCAGAGTCGTACTTCGAATTTGCCGACGCATATCGCAAATTCTCCGCTGACGACGAGGCCGGCGCCAGGAAACTTCTACCTGAGATTTCGGTAAAGATTCTTCTTGAATACGATAGCGAATTGGGGGAGTACGGTAATCTAGGCCCCCTCATCGTCGACCTTGACCCGGATTGCACTCAGGCCATCGTCACCGTGCGATACGCGCTCAAACCCGGATCGATGAGGGACTTCTTTCGCGATGCGCCAGAAACACTGACAGGAGAATGGGGAGAGTCCCTCCTGCTATCCCTTGTTGGTCCTCGAATTCCGCACCTCTACGAACGCATCGTGCTCGCCATCGATCCGACCGATGATTCCAATTTTCGGGAAATTTCGATGACAGACGTCGCCAAAGCGATCAAGGTGGATTTCGTTAAGGCGCAGCGAGGATTGGACGATGAAAAGGATCGCCCTAAAGACCAGATCGGCAAAATCCTTGAGTCTCTATTCATGGTAGCTGCCAAAGCCGACGATGGATCCATCCTTAAGGAATTTGCCGACGGCACAGAAAAGGCCTTGGAGGAAATTGTCGAGAGGCTAAATGCGCATTTGCAGGAGATGTACAGCAAAATGGCTCCGACCGTCTCTGAATTCGGGTATCCAGGGCTAGGGAATAGAGATTTCTCGACACGAACCACGCTGGATTCGAAACGCCTACTGTCGAACTTCACCAGCATCAACTACCCGGGGTCGGCTGGTGTGGAGCTTCCCGAGTCCTACAGTGGTCTTGGCTCACGGAACCTCCTGCTGATTCTCCTGACCCTTTTCAGCTACTATCGTGAATACTCGGCTCAGGGAAATAGGCCGTCCGTTCATTTGGTCTTCATCGAGGAACCCGAAGCGCACCTTCACCCCCAAATGCAAGAAATATTCATTCACCAACTGGGAGTGTTCAAGGAGAAGTTCCCGGGCACCGACGGTCAAGGGGAAATCTGGAACGCACAGTTCCTGGTGACGACCCATTCTGCGCACATTGCCAACCGAGCTGGCTTTTCCGCAATTCGATATTTCCGGTTGGCCGAAGGCGCCGCCCAACACGAGGCCATTAGCTCAACGGTCCTGAACCTTGCCGAGGCCCCAGGAGTTGACAAGGAGTTCTTGCATAAATATCTAACACTTACTCGCGCTGACCTATTTTTCGCGGACAAGGCCATCCTCATTGAAGGCACCACGGAGCGTATCTTCATTCCTGCGGCGATTGCCGCATTCGACGAGAGTAGGCAGAGAGAGGGCGGAGCTGGTCTTTCGAGTCAATACGTGAGCGTCATGGAAGTGGGTGGTGCGCACGCACACATCTTCTACCCGTTTCTTGACTTTCTTGGATTGCAGACTCTAGTCATTACTGACTTGGACCCGGCGAAAATGGGGTCTAAGTCGAAGCGTCTAGAAGCTTGCTGTGTTCATGATGGAACAGCGACGACCAACCAAGCCATCAAGAAATGGTTCGGAGACAAAGAACTGTCACCAGCCGATCTGCTAAAGGATGCCCAACACGGCATTCCAGTATCCGGCAGGCGAGGTCTCGCCTATCAAATTCCGGAGAGCAACATCTCTGACCCGTGTGGGCGTACATTTGAGGACGCATTTATCCTTGCCAACCCAGAATTGTTCGACCTAAGTGACAGCGGAAATAGAGCAACTGGTCAGCGAGAGCTTGATGCTAGAGAGGAGGCAAAGAAGTACAAGAAGAGTGATTTCGCTCTAACCTTCGCCATCGAGCAGCAGGAATGGAGGATTCCGCGTTACATCGCGCGAGGACTCGATTGGCTTCTCGACCAAACGCCGCCTGTAGAGGG
- a CDS encoding DUF4097 family beta strand repeat-containing protein encodes MAHHTRTLIASGGAVLAALVLSGCGGADTDDAPVEHKSFAFSGKTLTIETSNTTLELVPADVKKVEVTRQVDGWVVLGSGPDPRWEMHDGTLTLKVKCDALISNCASKQQVKVPRGVAVTVRGDNGKVTASGFDTALDLRSDNGKVTVRDASGPLKLDSDNGGIVAEGISGASVEADSDNGAVRLGFSAVPALVDTSSDNGKVVIELPGGSTSYAVSASADNGNTSVEVPRSDNSSHVVKARSNNGEVTVRTAN; translated from the coding sequence GTGGCACACCACACCCGAACACTCATCGCGTCCGGCGGAGCGGTGCTTGCCGCGCTCGTGCTCTCCGGCTGCGGCGGCGCGGATACCGACGACGCACCGGTCGAGCACAAGTCGTTCGCGTTCAGCGGGAAGACGCTGACCATCGAGACGTCCAACACGACGCTGGAGCTCGTACCCGCGGACGTGAAGAAGGTCGAGGTGACCCGGCAGGTCGACGGGTGGGTGGTGCTCGGGAGCGGGCCCGATCCGCGCTGGGAGATGCACGACGGCACGTTGACGCTGAAGGTGAAGTGCGATGCCTTGATCAGCAACTGTGCGTCCAAGCAGCAGGTGAAGGTGCCGCGCGGGGTGGCGGTCACCGTGCGCGGGGACAACGGGAAGGTCACGGCGTCGGGCTTCGACACCGCGCTCGACCTGCGCTCCGACAACGGCAAGGTGACCGTGCGCGACGCCAGTGGGCCGCTGAAGCTGGACAGCGACAACGGCGGCATCGTCGCGGAGGGGATCTCCGGAGCGTCGGTCGAGGCCGACTCGGACAATGGTGCGGTGCGGCTCGGGTTCTCCGCTGTGCCCGCGTTGGTGGACACCAGCAGTGACAATGGCAAGGTCGTCATCGAGCTGCCGGGCGGCAGCACCTCGTACGCGGTGAGCGCCAGCGCCGACAACGGGAACACGTCGGTGGAGGTGCCGCGCAGCGACAACAGCTCCCATGTGGTGAAGGCCCGGAGCAACAACGGCGAAGTCACGGTGCGAACCGCGAACTAA
- a CDS encoding tyrosine-type recombinase/integrase yields the protein MANQKGKRRRFGSVRKLPSGRFQARYPGPDGLLRSAPETFPTQTDADRWLVRKEAEILDGRWKNPDDKVLFGVYADAWFKERDYAATTRERNGSALRLHVLPTFANVVLSEITTPQIRRWRAGLLESGVGEPTVAKAYQILRAIMNTAVDDELIQRNPCRIKGAGAAKTAERPFLDVTEVFQLADAVPARFRVFILLAAFTGLRFGELAALQRHDIDLERRTVAVRRALAETRSHGILVKAPKSAAGVRTVAFPASLTESLAAHLDVYAEPGRTRLVFTGARGGQLRRNNFRRLWLRALATTGLGDVHFHDLRHTGNTLAATGGATTRELMQRMGHSSVRAALIYQHLVNGRDHAIAAHVDEQIRKARPAEPDDASGT from the coding sequence ATGGCGAACCAGAAGGGCAAACGCCGCCGCTTCGGTTCGGTCCGCAAGCTGCCGTCCGGCCGCTTTCAGGCCCGGTATCCCGGCCCGGATGGTCTGCTGCGTTCGGCTCCGGAGACCTTCCCCACTCAGACCGACGCTGATCGGTGGCTCGTCCGCAAGGAAGCGGAGATCCTCGACGGCCGGTGGAAGAACCCGGACGACAAGGTCCTCTTCGGGGTCTACGCCGACGCCTGGTTCAAGGAGCGCGACTACGCGGCGACCACCCGCGAGCGCAACGGCAGCGCGCTACGTCTCCACGTCCTGCCTACCTTCGCGAACGTGGTCCTGAGCGAGATCACCACACCGCAGATCCGCCGCTGGCGTGCCGGCCTCCTGGAGTCCGGTGTTGGTGAACCGACGGTCGCCAAGGCGTACCAGATCCTCCGCGCCATCATGAACACCGCAGTCGACGACGAGTTGATCCAGCGGAACCCCTGCCGTATCAAGGGCGCTGGGGCAGCGAAGACAGCCGAACGGCCGTTCCTCGATGTCACGGAGGTCTTCCAGCTCGCCGACGCCGTGCCTGCGCGTTTCCGGGTTTTCATCCTCCTGGCGGCCTTCACCGGCCTCCGCTTCGGGGAGCTCGCCGCGCTCCAGCGCCATGACATCGACCTCGAACGGCGAACCGTCGCCGTGAGGCGTGCCCTGGCCGAGACCCGCTCGCACGGCATCCTGGTCAAGGCACCCAAGAGCGCGGCAGGTGTGCGTACCGTCGCCTTCCCTGCCTCGCTGACGGAGAGCCTGGCTGCTCACCTTGATGTCTACGCCGAGCCAGGTCGCACCAGGCTGGTCTTCACGGGAGCAAGGGGCGGGCAGCTTCGCCGGAACAACTTCCGCCGCCTGTGGCTGCGAGCCCTGGCGACGACAGGTCTGGGAGACGTCCACTTCCACGATCTGCGCCACACCGGGAACACACTCGCCGCGACCGGCGGTGCGACCACACGGGAACTGATGCAGCGTATGGGCCACTCGTCGGTGCGTGCCGCGCTGATTTACCAGCACCTGGTGAACGGCCGCGACCATGCGATCGCCGCTCACGTCGACGAGCAGATCAGAAAGGCCCGGCCGGCAGAGCCCGACGACGCATCTGGCACGTGA
- a CDS encoding NUDIX hydrolase, which produces MLLYMSNSAQEAPSTPKHSVSVAGAVVREDGRLLAIRRADNGTWELPGGVLELEESPEQGVRREVWEETGIRVEVDQLTGVYKNTTRGIVAMVFRCKPSGGTERTSTESTAVDWLTPEQITERMSEVYAIRLLDALDGAGPHVRSHDGRRLNQAQ; this is translated from the coding sequence ATGCTCCTGTACATGAGTAACAGCGCCCAGGAAGCTCCGTCAACGCCGAAGCACAGTGTGTCCGTGGCGGGGGCTGTCGTGCGCGAGGACGGCCGACTCCTGGCGATCCGCCGCGCGGACAACGGGACATGGGAGCTGCCGGGCGGAGTGCTGGAGCTGGAGGAGTCCCCAGAGCAGGGCGTCCGCCGCGAGGTCTGGGAAGAGACCGGCATCCGCGTCGAGGTCGACCAGCTCACGGGCGTCTACAAGAACACGACCAGGGGCATCGTCGCCATGGTCTTCCGGTGCAAGCCCTCCGGGGGCACCGAGCGCACATCAACCGAATCAACCGCGGTCGACTGGCTCACCCCGGAGCAGATCACCGAGCGCATGTCCGAGGTCTACGCGATCCGCCTGTTGGACGCCCTGGACGGGGCCGGCCCCCACGTGCGGAGTCACGACGGCCGTCGGTTGAACCAGGCACAGTGA
- the repSA gene encoding replication initiator protein RepSA, which translates to MTDSILASLDPAILGDLLRVAGSTGFDRWQDQIRRTGGCSNPIHLSGWTLTKDRTTGQTLHRYSTSTEPGGRLRVACGNRRASRCPACAWTYSADTYHLIRAGLAGDQDKDVPATVRGHPRVFTTLTAPSFGPVHNRPDSGRCRCGTAHRPDDDALGTPLDPDTYDYAGAVLFNNHAGDLWQRFTNRLRREIAARAGLTQRELKEAARVSYGKVAEFQKRGAVHFHAVMRLDGSDGPDSPPPSWASVQLLSDSIRAATAHSYTTITVPAAAGQAARPLRWGTQLDIRPIRAFDAGTDITEQAVASYVAKYATKAAETTGTVDRRIGNREALALLDVPDHPRRLIEACFDLDALYPDRRLRAWAHMLGFRGHFSTKSRRYSTTLGALRQIRADYRAAQQREELGLPDPDQDPTVLLLTDWQYAGPGHSPGESILAASIARDLQHNRETAREALALEGDKPHD; encoded by the coding sequence GTGACGGACTCGATCCTCGCGAGCCTGGACCCGGCCATCCTCGGCGATCTGCTGCGGGTGGCCGGGTCCACCGGCTTCGACCGCTGGCAGGACCAGATCCGCCGCACGGGCGGCTGCTCCAACCCCATCCACCTATCCGGCTGGACCCTCACCAAGGACAGGACCACCGGCCAGACCCTGCACCGCTACTCCACCAGCACCGAGCCCGGAGGACGGCTCCGCGTCGCCTGCGGCAACCGCCGCGCCTCCCGCTGCCCGGCCTGCGCCTGGACCTACTCCGCCGACACCTACCACCTGATCCGCGCCGGACTCGCGGGCGACCAGGACAAGGACGTCCCCGCCACCGTCCGCGGCCATCCCCGCGTCTTCACCACGCTCACCGCCCCGTCCTTCGGCCCGGTCCATAACCGTCCCGACTCCGGCCGCTGCCGCTGCGGCACCGCCCACAGGCCGGATGACGATGCCCTCGGCACCCCGCTCGACCCCGACACGTACGACTACGCGGGCGCGGTCCTCTTTAACAACCACGCCGGGGACCTCTGGCAGCGCTTCACCAATCGCCTCCGCCGCGAGATCGCCGCCCGCGCCGGCCTGACCCAACGCGAACTCAAAGAAGCGGCAAGGGTCTCGTACGGCAAGGTCGCCGAGTTCCAGAAGCGCGGCGCCGTCCATTTCCACGCCGTCATGCGCCTCGACGGCTCGGACGGGCCCGACAGCCCGCCACCCTCCTGGGCCTCCGTGCAGCTGCTCAGCGACTCCATCCGCGCCGCCACCGCTCACTCGTACACGACCATCACCGTCCCGGCCGCCGCCGGCCAAGCCGCCCGCCCGCTGCGCTGGGGTACCCAGCTCGACATCCGCCCCATCCGCGCCTTCGACGCCGGGACCGACATCACCGAACAGGCTGTCGCCTCCTACGTCGCCAAGTACGCGACCAAAGCAGCCGAGACGACCGGCACCGTCGACCGCCGCATCGGCAACCGCGAGGCCCTGGCCCTCCTCGACGTACCCGACCACCCGCGCCGCCTCATCGAAGCCTGCTTCGATCTCGATGCGCTCTACCCGGACCGGCGGCTGAGGGCCTGGGCACACATGCTCGGCTTCCGCGGCCACTTCTCCACCAAGTCCCGCCGCTACTCCACCACCCTCGGCGCACTCCGCCAGATTCGCGCCGACTACCGCGCAGCCCAGCAGCGCGAAGAACTCGGCCTGCCCGACCCGGACCAGGACCCGACCGTCCTCCTCCTCACCGACTGGCAGTACGCCGGACCAGGCCACAGCCCCGGCGAATCGATCCTTGCCGCCTCGATCGCCAGAGACCTGCAACACAACCGAGAAACCGCCCGCGAAGCCCTCGCCCTGGAAGGAGACAAGCCGCATGACTGA
- a CDS encoding FtsK/SpoIIIE domain-containing protein, translating into MTGFTVALVLVVATAVILRWRRPAWYWLAFGAVLAALRVLVRYVSVMDACGLTVPPSRWRLALARIANRPVPESRAPRILRVHPTRTGLVLRLKLRPGQDAFDVSAASDRLRHSFGMYGVTSRELRSGVVEVRMTGYDVLKRVQMPAKTDPAPMRVPVALREDGAVHYRDYRSVPHGLTLGATESGKSVYQRNLVAGLAPMDVALVGIDCKQGVELFPLASRFSALADNPDTALELLEALVTHMENVYQLIRAEQRITVNVPDAEIAADIWDLPERLRPVPVVVLVDEVAELALFASKDEEKRRDRIITALVRLAQLGRAAGIYLEICGQRFGSELGKGITMLRAQLTGRTAHRVNDESSANMAFGDIAPDAVLAAIQIPTETPGIAVTGDSSGGWARIRAPHTSLRQAVNICNRYADRTPALPVLAAFRPMVGSLAPASEPLAKATTATA; encoded by the coding sequence ATGACCGGCTTCACGGTCGCCCTGGTGCTGGTTGTCGCCACCGCAGTGATCCTGCGGTGGCGGCGCCCCGCCTGGTACTGGCTGGCCTTCGGCGCTGTCTTAGCCGCTTTGCGGGTACTGGTCCGCTACGTCTCCGTGATGGACGCGTGCGGACTGACCGTCCCGCCCTCCCGCTGGCGTCTCGCCCTTGCCCGGATCGCGAACCGGCCCGTGCCGGAATCCCGCGCCCCGCGCATCCTGCGCGTCCACCCCACACGCACCGGCCTGGTGCTACGCCTCAAGCTCCGCCCCGGACAAGATGCGTTCGACGTCTCCGCCGCCTCGGACCGGCTGCGCCACTCCTTCGGCATGTACGGCGTGACCTCACGCGAACTGCGCTCCGGCGTCGTCGAAGTGCGGATGACCGGATACGACGTGCTCAAGCGGGTGCAGATGCCCGCCAAGACCGACCCTGCACCTATGCGGGTACCGGTCGCCCTGCGCGAGGATGGGGCAGTCCACTACCGCGACTACCGCAGCGTTCCGCACGGGCTCACCCTCGGCGCCACCGAGTCGGGGAAGTCTGTCTACCAGCGCAACCTGGTGGCCGGCCTCGCGCCCATGGACGTCGCCCTGGTCGGAATCGACTGCAAGCAAGGGGTCGAACTCTTCCCGCTAGCAAGCAGGTTCAGCGCCCTTGCCGACAACCCTGACACCGCCCTGGAGCTCCTCGAAGCTCTCGTCACGCACATGGAGAACGTCTACCAACTGATCCGGGCTGAACAGCGGATCACGGTGAACGTGCCGGACGCGGAGATCGCCGCTGACATCTGGGACCTGCCCGAACGCCTGCGCCCGGTGCCGGTCGTGGTCCTGGTGGACGAGGTCGCCGAACTCGCCTTGTTCGCGTCCAAGGACGAAGAGAAGCGTCGCGACCGGATCATCACCGCACTGGTTCGCCTCGCCCAGCTCGGCCGTGCCGCCGGGATCTACCTGGAGATCTGCGGGCAGCGCTTCGGCTCCGAACTCGGCAAGGGCATCACGATGCTCCGCGCCCAGCTCACCGGCCGCACCGCCCACCGCGTCAATGACGAGTCCTCCGCCAACATGGCCTTCGGCGACATCGCTCCGGACGCCGTCCTGGCTGCCATCCAGATTCCCACCGAGACACCCGGCATCGCCGTCACCGGCGACTCCTCCGGCGGCTGGGCCCGTATCCGCGCCCCGCACACCTCGCTGCGCCAGGCCGTGAACATCTGCAACCGGTACGCCGACCGCACCCCGGCCCTCCCCGTCCTCGCGGCCTTCCGCCCCATGGTCGGTTCCCTGGCCCCGGCCTCCGAGCCGCTCGCCAAGGCCACCACCGCCACGGCCTGA
- a CDS encoding SpdD-like protein, which translates to MFKPKVPTMPQPAGLITRPTVVEPTAAVQHTPPSPTPLSVPTAAARPTVQFTPGAVVALVGGGTAVVLVVGAVLVSMLLAVAVTGASIAICALVIRSLITSADQHR; encoded by the coding sequence ATGTTCAAGCCCAAGGTTCCGACCATGCCCCAGCCCGCCGGCCTCATCACCCGACCGACCGTCGTCGAGCCGACCGCCGCGGTCCAGCACACCCCGCCGAGCCCTACCCCACTGAGTGTCCCGACCGCTGCGGCCAGGCCCACCGTCCAGTTCACGCCCGGCGCCGTCGTCGCCCTCGTGGGAGGTGGGACGGCCGTCGTCCTGGTCGTCGGCGCGGTCCTGGTCTCGATGCTCCTCGCGGTCGCCGTCACCGGCGCATCCATCGCCATCTGCGCCCTGGTTATCCGCTCGCTCATCACTTCCGCAGACCAGCACCGCTGA
- a CDS encoding DUF2637 domain-containing protein, translating to MARPAFRVDAVLVQAVIAGALSFAHLHDLADAAGQDGWKAWAYPISVDLLLVAAWRRLRSEGPSRLAWCWFLIALFASLGANVATAGFLDLTHPPAWLRFGIAGWPALAFLGGTLLAHSHSAEEPEPVPPAPAVPHPATEVERESAPDPAPGTEPIAAAGENTPALAPAGPSVPAALVDHARKLAADHHARTGGPIDTDTLRARLGVPPQLAETIAAQLA from the coding sequence ATGGCCCGCCCCGCGTTCCGCGTGGACGCCGTCCTGGTCCAGGCCGTCATCGCCGGTGCCCTGTCCTTCGCCCACCTGCACGACCTCGCCGACGCCGCGGGGCAGGACGGCTGGAAGGCCTGGGCCTACCCGATCTCGGTGGACCTGCTCCTGGTCGCCGCCTGGCGACGCCTACGCAGTGAGGGCCCGTCCCGGCTGGCCTGGTGCTGGTTCCTCATCGCGCTGTTCGCCTCACTGGGTGCCAACGTCGCGACTGCCGGATTCCTCGACCTCACCCACCCGCCGGCCTGGTTGCGATTCGGCATCGCGGGATGGCCCGCCCTCGCCTTCCTCGGCGGCACCCTCCTCGCCCACTCGCACTCCGCCGAGGAGCCGGAGCCAGTTCCGCCGGCACCCGCAGTCCCGCATCCCGCGACAGAAGTCGAGCGGGAATCCGCCCCCGATCCGGCACCCGGGACCGAGCCGATCGCCGCCGCTGGCGAGAACACCCCGGCACTCGCCCCGGCCGGTCCGTCGGTCCCGGCCGCGCTGGTCGACCACGCCCGCAAGCTCGCCGCCGACCACCACGCCCGCACCGGCGGCCCGATCGACACCGACACCCTGCGCGCCCGGCTCGGTGTCCCGCCGCAGCTCGCCGAGACCATCGCCGCCCAACTCGCCTGA
- a CDS encoding GntR family transcriptional regulator, with translation MGTAVGGDRAVPRYVQIAEEIVQQIRAGVLKPGDMVPSESELVDRYGVSGGTIRKAMVEVRASGLVETRHGKGSLVKARPPVRHRSSDRFRRSHRKGGKAAYLAESEQAGATAKVSVLFIGPADAPADIAERLGVDPGAKVLARRRLYFRNGTPVETATSYLPWGVVKDIPELFSENPGPGGIYARLEDDGHVFAEFVETLQARPASKAESSELALSPGAPVIHLIRDAVTEEGRVVEVCDTLMAADQFVFSYRIPATD, from the coding sequence ATGGGAACAGCAGTAGGAGGTGACAGGGCCGTACCTCGGTACGTTCAGATCGCCGAGGAGATCGTTCAGCAGATCCGGGCCGGTGTCCTCAAGCCCGGCGACATGGTGCCCAGCGAATCCGAGTTGGTGGACCGCTACGGCGTATCCGGCGGGACGATCCGTAAGGCCATGGTGGAGGTCCGTGCGAGCGGCCTGGTGGAGACCCGGCATGGCAAGGGGTCCTTGGTGAAGGCTCGGCCCCCGGTGCGTCATCGGTCTTCCGATCGGTTCCGGCGCTCGCATCGCAAGGGTGGCAAGGCCGCGTACCTCGCGGAGTCGGAGCAGGCCGGCGCGACCGCCAAGGTGAGCGTGCTGTTCATCGGCCCCGCCGATGCACCCGCCGACATCGCGGAGCGTCTCGGTGTGGACCCCGGAGCCAAGGTGCTGGCTCGCCGCCGTCTCTACTTCCGCAATGGCACTCCGGTCGAGACTGCAACGTCCTACCTGCCGTGGGGCGTTGTGAAGGACATCCCGGAGCTGTTCTCCGAGAACCCCGGGCCCGGTGGGATCTACGCCCGGCTTGAAGACGACGGCCATGTCTTCGCGGAGTTCGTCGAGACCCTCCAGGCGCGGCCGGCCTCGAAGGCGGAGTCCTCCGAACTCGCACTGAGCCCCGGCGCCCCGGTCATTCACCTCATCCGAGATGCCGTGACCGAGGAGGGTCGTGTGGTCGAGGTCTGCGACACCCTCATGGCCGCTGACCAGTTCGTCTTCAGCTACAGGATCCCCGCCACCGACTGA
- a CDS encoding mobile element transfer protein, with translation MPARDHFHSVMRIGPVQIGTHRDRRGQTKHAAVCSADRCGWSADYSSQSAAQLAARTHRCTAR, from the coding sequence ATGCCCGCTCGTGACCACTTCCACTCCGTGATGCGGATCGGCCCCGTGCAGATCGGCACCCACCGCGACCGCCGCGGCCAGACCAAGCACGCCGCCGTCTGCAGCGCTGACCGCTGCGGCTGGTCCGCCGACTACTCCAGCCAGAGCGCCGCCCAACTGGCTGCCCGCACCCACCGCTGCACCGCCCGATAG
- a CDS encoding e9imm peptide, translated as MSRDEALPLIQRLLEGDIASEAEGDQILDTLHRGLACPHISEYIYWDLDPDLNADKIVDRALAYKPIAL; from the coding sequence ATGAGCCGTGACGAAGCTCTACCCCTCATTCAGCGCCTCCTGGAAGGCGACATTGCCAGCGAAGCAGAGGGCGACCAGATCCTGGACACCCTGCATCGCGGACTCGCATGCCCCCACATCAGCGAGTACATCTACTGGGACCTCGATCCCGACCTGAACGCCGACAAGATCGTCGATCGAGCCCTGGCCTACAAGCCGATCGCACTCTGA
- a CDS encoding excisionase family DNA-binding protein: MTDRLLTVEEAAQLLGTTARFPRRLIAERRIVFVKVGRHVRIPENALTDFIAAHTVQPIVTSLRRFGAVA; this comes from the coding sequence ATGACTGACCGACTGCTCACGGTGGAGGAGGCCGCTCAACTCCTCGGTACAACTGCGCGTTTCCCGCGGCGCCTGATCGCCGAACGGCGGATCGTGTTCGTGAAGGTGGGGAGGCATGTCCGCATCCCTGAGAACGCCTTGACCGACTTCATAGCGGCCCACACCGTCCAGCCGATCGTCACGAGTCTGCGGCGCTTCGGGGCGGTGGCGTGA
- a CDS encoding zinc ribbon domain-containing protein — MPRYEYRCRSCGHTFELRRPMAQSSAPASCPAGHEDTVKLLSTVAVGGSAGSAPAPSGGDGGGGCCGGGCCG, encoded by the coding sequence ATGCCTCGTTACGAGTACCGCTGCCGCTCCTGCGGACACACGTTCGAACTCCGTCGTCCGATGGCCCAGTCCTCGGCCCCCGCCTCCTGCCCCGCCGGGCACGAGGACACCGTGAAGCTTCTCTCCACCGTCGCTGTGGGCGGCTCGGCCGGTTCCGCGCCCGCGCCTTCGGGCGGCGACGGCGGTGGCGGTTGCTGCGGCGGGGGCTGCTGCGGCTGA